Proteins encoded in a region of the Misgurnus anguillicaudatus chromosome 9, ASM2758022v2, whole genome shotgun sequence genome:
- the abhd11 gene encoding sn-1-specific diacylglycerol lipase ABHD11 — MTSCTPGVVVVSHVFPKQQPRPSKSPGRVVNECKSETGFSMSHFVMSGLCRISARGLFAGASSCLSVKGLRVFCSGVSRLDRLGSDSAHVLSPVNLTYDVFDGTCDGTPLVFLHGLFGSKSNFYSIAKSLVQRTGRKVLTVDARNHGKSPHSPVLNYETMTYDLTHLLAQLHIGKCVLIGHSMGGKVAMTTALSQPSLVERLVVVDISPAQTTAHTNFNAYIQAMKEVKIASDIPRSTAHRLAEDQLRKLVKDRSVRQFLLTNLEAQNGEYGWRINLDAISNHLEDLMGFPEFNNTFEGPTLFLGGSSSAYISSDSYPEIERLFPCADIQYIPDASHWIHADKPLDFISSIITFLQS; from the exons ATGACGTCATGTACGCCAGGGGTTGTGGTGGTCTCTCACGTATTCCCTAAACAACAACCACGACCTTCGAAGTCGCCGGGCCGGGTTGTGAATGAATGCAAATCGGAGACCGGTTTCAGCATGTCACATTTTGTCATGAGTGGCTTGTGCCGTATTTCCGCGAGAGGACTGTTTGCCGGCGCGTCGTCATGTTTATCAGTGAAGGGACTTCGGGTTTTTTGCAGCGGAGTCTCGAGACTGGACCGACTCGGTAGTGACAGCGCGCACGTTCTCAG CCCTGTCAACTTGACATACGATGTGTTTGATGGGACGTGTGATGGCACACCATTGGTGTTTCTTCACGGATTATTTGGGAGCAAGTCCAACTTTTACTCCATAGCCAAGTCCCTTGTACAGCGGACGGGCAGAAAG GTGCTGACAGTAGATGCTCGTAACCATGGCAAAAGCCCACACAGTCCCGTCTTGAACTATGAAACGATGACCTACGATCTTACACATCTGCTCGCACAGTTGCATATCGGAAAGTGTGTACTAATCGGACACAGCATGGGGGGCAAAGTTGCAATGACGACGGCTTTGTCACAG CCTAGTTTAGTGGAACGTCTGGTTGTTGTGGACATCAGCCCAGCTCAGACTACAGCCCACACAAATTTCAATGCCTACATTCAGGCAATGAAAGAAGTAAAGATAGCCAGTGATATTCCTCGTTCTACAGCGCATAGACTGGCCGAAGACCAACTCCGAAAGCTGGTTAAG GATCGTTCGGTGCGTCAGTTTCTCCTCACTAACCTGGAGGCGCAAAATGGTGAATATGGCTGGAGAATTAACCTAGATGCTATCTCAAACCACTTAGAGGACCTCATGGGTTTTCCTGAATTTAACAACACCTTTGAGGGCCCTACACTTTTCTTAGGTGGCAGTAGTTCTGCTTATATAAG CTCTGACAGTTACCCTGAAATCGAGCGGCTTTTTCCCTGTGCAGATATCCAGTATATCCCAGATGCCAGTCACTGGATTCATGCTGATAAGCCTTTGGATTTTATCAGCTCCATAATAACTTTCTTACAATCCTAG
- the bicdl2l gene encoding bicaudal-D-related protein 2-like encodes MEPYRRDAPVTLHSFNVFEDSPPTTREIHKPLNDNKDSSNDTNAERETYGSPLSSLEELQEQLDGDNDNSGGTERNHGPDQMSVVDSDSGHRNPSRSYIDEALPDLLRSGSPLRRRVSSPVSVTLKQVKKEVELSRQRSLRLKAQVDRLQQQSDSGPGWSQNRQRVTEEVQSIVKLLLPLTDIKDLDLPSKANPLDMALLQLQNVARRLALNQTAQGRNKSEEDTAILKQALRDRDEAIAKKQAMETELLKSKNEMMMLNNQLLEAVQSRLELSVELEAWKDDVQTILHHQLVKQQQEEQAQKKSRGFGVLRRSNKPLPPKPSISAVTQDPASTSRSSSPITSFPNTSSPNTGTPRWREKFKRGKTSMQEPVAEFQPQRINREDNFQVVSLD; translated from the exons ATGGAGCCCTACAGGAGAGACGCGCCTGTCACGCTACACAGTTTCAATGTGTTCGAGGACTCGCCTCCGACCACGAGGGAAATTCATAAACCATTAAATGACAATAAAGATTCGAGTAATGACACTAATGCAGAAAGAGAGACCTACGGCTCACCACTGTCTTCACTGGAAGAACTACAGGAACAGCTGGACGGGGACAATGATAATTCAGGTGGGACAGAGAGGAATCATGGCCCGGATCAGATGTCAGTGGTTGATTCAGACTCGGGCCATAGGAATCCGAGTCGTTCATACATAGATGAAGCGTTACCGGATCTGCTCCGGAGTGGAAGTCCACTGCGCAGACGTGTGTCCAGTCCGGTGTCTGTCACG CTTAAGCAGGTGAAAAAAGAAGTGGAGTTATCTCGGCAACGCAGTTTAAGGCTTAAGGCGCAGGTGGACCGACTACAACAACAAAGCGACAGTGGGCCTGGATGGAGTCAAAACAGACAGCGG GTTACAGAGGAAGTTCAGTCTATTGTAAAGTTGCTGCTCCCTCTAACAGACATAAAGGATTTAGATCTGCCTTCCAAGGCCAACCCATTAGACATGGCATTGTTACAGCTGCAGAATGTGGCCCGTAGACTCGCCCTTAATCAAACAGCTCAG GGAAGGAATAAATCAGAGGAAGATACCGCCATTTTAAAGCAAGCCTTACGTGACAGAGATGAGGCAATTGCAAA AAAACAAGCAATGGAGACCGAACTATTGAAAAGCAAGAATGAAATGATGATGCTGAACAACCAACTTTTAGAGGCTGTTCAAAGTCGACTTGAACTCTCCGTAGAGCTGGAAGCCTGGAAA GATGATGTGCAGACCATCCTTCATCACCAGCTCGTCAAACAGCAACAGGAAGAACAGGCTCAGAAGAAGTCTAGAGGGTTTGGTGTTCTGAGGAGATCGAATAAACCCCTTCCTCCGAAGCCTAGTATTTCCGCCGTGACACAGGACCCTGCGTCCACTTCACGATCTTCATCGCCTATCACCTCATTTCCTAACACTTCATCTCCTAACACGGGAACACCGAGGTGGAGGGAAAAATTCAAACGTGGCAAAACCAGCATGCAAGAACCTGTTGCTGAGTTTCAGCCACAAAGGATCAACAGAGAAGACAATTTTCAGGTTGTTTCTCTGGACTGA
- the sumf2 gene encoding inactive C-alpha-formylglycine-generating enzyme 2: MTISWQTLYILLLLMITLCASVDDMVLIPGGKMMMGTNVADGIDGESPARAVNVKPFKIDKYPVTNSDFREFVRLQKYKTEAETFGWSFVFQDFVTDELKSKVTKRIESAPWWLPVEKVFWRQPAGPGSGIKDRLKFPVVQVSWNDAQAYCQWKQKRLPTEEEWETAARGGLEGRAYPWGNKFLLNRTNLWQGPFPDGDKAEDGYHGVAPVTAYPPQNNYGLYDMLGNVWEWTSSQFPGAQSMYVLRGASWIDTIDGSANHRACVTTRMGNTPDSASDNLGFRCAVSSKAKQKTDKMRTEL; encoded by the exons ATGACGATTTCATGGCAGAccttatacattttattgttgTTGATGATCACGTTGTGTGCATCAG TTGATGATATGGTGCTTATTCCTGGTGGGAAAATGATGATGGGAACCAATGTAGCCGATGGGATAGATGGAGAATCACCAGCACGGGCTGTGAATGTCAAGCCATTTAAAATTGACAAATATCCTGTCACCAACTCTGACTTCAG ggaatTTGTCAGACTGCAGAAATATAAAACCGAAGCTGAAACATTTGGTTGGAGTTTTGTGTTCCAGGATTTTGTGACAGATGAACTAAAGAGCAAAGTCACTAAGAGAATTGAG TCTGCTCCTTGGTGGTTACCAGTCGAAAAGGTGTTTTGGAGACAG CCAGCAGGTCCAGGCTCTGGAATCAAAGACAGATTGAAATTCCCTGTGGTCCAGGTTAGCTGGAATGATGCACAAGCCTACTGTCAGTGGAAACAGAAAAGGCTGCCAACTGAGGAAGAGTGGGAAACGGCTGCACGTGGAGGTCTTGAAG GCAGGGCATACCCATGGGGCAACAAGTTCTTGCTGAATCGCACTAACCTTTGGCAG GGCCCATTTCCAGATGGGGACAAAGCAGAAGATGGCTATCATGGTGTAGCTCCTGTAACTGCGTATCCTCCACAGAATAACTATG GTCTTTATGATATGCTGGGTAATGTCTGGGAGTGGACCTCATCACAGTTTCCTGGTGCTCAATCCATGTATGTCCTGCGTGGGGCATCATGGATTGACACAATAGATGGCTCAGCCAATCACAGAGCTTGTGTCACTACTAG AATGGGAAACACACCAGATTCGGCCTCTGATAACCTGGGCTTTCGCTGTGCTGTGAGCTCAAAGGCAAAACAGAAGACAGACAAAATGAGAACTGAGCTTTAA
- the tmem179bb gene encoding transmembrane protein 179B, with protein sequence MMALPWLLVLELVLYAGCFVCGVIAAAWLTLTQGHFDGRCILYGSVHYNVSIQSVTLEGSSSSSICYFLSAIAVFMAIYCFFLILYWIYASCVVDTVRRGTVSLNTSLGVCGLLLFLLLVSGCILKIGRDSLCFSVLHNVPSITSCEDAENQTWISPYTGNQFHAGLYNTEKSVWVSFFFWLLITAVVIIQKWQSLRMKVWGDDEWSRAETEPFLHRPSRT encoded by the exons ATGATGGCACTACCCTGGCTGTTAGTTTTGGAGCTTGTCCTTTATGCTGGATGTTTCGTCTGTGGGGTAATAGCTGCAGCCTGGCTGACACTTACTCAG GGCCACTTTGACGGACGATGCATCCTCTATGGCAGTGTTCACTATAATGTATCTATCCAGAGTGTGACCCTAGAGGGCTCTAGTTCTTCATCCATCTGCTATTTTCTGTCAGCCATTGCTGTGTTTATGGCtatttactgcttttttctTATTCTTTACTGGATCTATGCCAGCTGTGTGGTTGACACTGTGAGAAG GGGGACTGTTTCTCTCAACACGTCTCTAGGAGTCTGTGGCCTTCTTCTGTTTCTTCTCTTAGTATCAGGATGTATTCTCAAAATCGGTAGAGACAGCTTGTGCTTTTCTGTCCTACATAACGTTCCCTCTATTACAAG TTGTGAAGATGCAGAGAACCAGACCTGGATTTCTCCCTACACTGGAAATCAGTTCCACGCTGGGCTGTACAATACTGAG AAGTCGGTGTGGGTAAGCTTCTTCTTCTGGTTGTTAATTACTGCAGTGGTGATCATTCAGAAATGGCAGAGCTTGAGGATGAAGGTTTGGGGTGATGATGAGTGGAGTCGGGCTGAAACAGAGCCATTCCTGCATCGCCCATCTCGCACTTAG